From Acidobacteriota bacterium, a single genomic window includes:
- a CDS encoding sigma-70 family RNA polymerase sigma factor — MANEVTRLLSELSNGAVDENRDALDRLLPIVYNELRHLAASFLHRENAVSIQTTELVHEVYFKLTNQRAVDWENRGQFFAIAAQAMRRILIDAARQRKSLKHGFEKVSLEDAPTLSVEMNQDLLALDDALNELEKLDAQQCRLVELRYFAGMTIEETAQVLRISPATVKREWVIARAWLYERINAD; from the coding sequence ATGGCAAATGAAGTTACCCGTTTGTTAAGCGAGCTCAGCAACGGAGCGGTTGATGAAAATCGCGATGCTCTGGATAGATTGCTGCCGATCGTTTACAACGAACTGCGCCATCTGGCCGCGAGCTTTTTGCATCGTGAAAATGCCGTTTCAATTCAAACGACGGAACTCGTCCACGAGGTGTATTTCAAACTCACCAACCAACGTGCGGTCGATTGGGAAAATCGCGGTCAGTTCTTTGCTATTGCCGCCCAAGCGATGCGGAGAATCTTGATTGATGCCGCGCGGCAGAGAAAGTCCTTAAAACACGGTTTTGAAAAGGTCTCGCTTGAAGACGCACCGACGCTTTCGGTCGAAATGAACCAGGATCTCCTCGCTCTCGACGACGCCTTGAATGAACTTGAAAAACTCGACGCCCAACAATGCCGGCTTGTCGAACTTCGCTATTTTGCGGGTATGACGATCGAAGAAACCGCGCAAGTCTTGCGGATTTCGCCGGCGACCGTAAAACGCGAATGGGTGATCGCGCGCGCCTGGCTCTATGAGAGAATCAACGCCGATTGA
- a CDS encoding VCBS repeat-containing protein, whose protein sequence is MKAKQPVTAALFTEIRSDLGRSLFGNAIRLILSIIVVGAFSVLALGQSAVDGFHADVNGLVYRVEASFNGIYLAGQQFTTVNGVAKSHLARLNYDGSLDTTYNPNPNSALQALAVSGNKLVVIGSFTQIGGGPSAGIARLNFNGTNDGAFTAAISGAAAVAVQSDGKVLVGGHFTTIGGTPRSKLARFNADGTLDATFTPNVDDAVFGISLQPDGKILICGQFFNVNGQTRWRFARLNADGSLDNSFIVNAGFPGSNGSTYSSAVQADGKIVIAGSFSRFGEGSTARNNFARLNADGTPDPSFTPNFSGPVYSLHIQADDTILAGGQFVTLNGAARNNIARLNRNGTVDSSFVGSADNYVTDVLTFADGRVITCGAFTAINGFPSINRIARLYPDGRLDGDTNLSIVGGPPVEIVALPGGQTLIAGGFTSVGGAARQGMARLGWTGANDSTFANPQLTGWAYALAVQPDGKYLVGGDFASAGGTGQSRIARFNSNGVIDGTFAPTFTYGASTPFVNSISIQLDGKILVAGQFTAVNGITSNRIVRLTQLGQVDITFAANVDYLIDVIAVQQDGKILIGGAFENVGGQPRTGLARLNANGTLDTTFNPVLNGIVHEVSDIKIDRAGKILVGGSFAGVNGNGRANLVRLNSDGTLDPTFTAAVIDGTVLSIQFDTNDNIFIAGRFGNVDGLPRAYIAMLNTSGSVNSLFQNTAANENIQSMNIRDDGKILVGGYFTLIGGQSRNQFAALSRSNGPPIYFLTANSSTIQWYRDGIAPEVNRVIFERSTDGVNYTFLGNGISSPAPYYTWNLAMPPGTPSGYIRARGYANDFSDRRSLYEMEVYYAVPQTRRSPFDFDGDGKTDISIFRPSLGQWWLNRSNLGTIVHTFGNSADKLTPGDFTGDGVADVAIFRPSTGEWFVLRSENATFYSFPFGSSTDIPVPADYDGDSRADAAVFRPSNSTWYIQKSAGGTTIETFGVGGDVPVPADYDGDGQTDIAIYRPSLGQWWLKRSTAGIIAQTFGVSTDKTVQGDYTGDGKADVAVFRPTTGEWLILRSENSTFYSFPFGANGDAPAPGDYDGDGRFDAAVFRSSSATWYIQQSTAGTLIQSFGSATDVPIPNAYVR, encoded by the coding sequence ATGAAAGCAAAACAACCGGTTACAGCCGCACTGTTCACGGAAATTCGCAGTGATCTCGGGCGATCTTTATTCGGAAATGCAATCCGTTTGATCCTATCGATCATCGTTGTCGGCGCGTTTTCCGTTCTCGCGCTCGGACAATCCGCGGTCGACGGGTTCCACGCTGACGTTAACGGGTTGGTCTATCGCGTTGAAGCCTCATTTAACGGTATCTACCTCGCCGGGCAACAGTTCACGACGGTAAACGGCGTTGCCAAGTCGCACCTTGCACGGCTCAATTACGACGGAAGTTTGGATACGACGTATAACCCGAATCCAAACAGCGCGCTTCAGGCTTTGGCCGTTAGCGGCAACAAACTCGTTGTGATCGGCAGTTTCACGCAGATCGGCGGTGGCCCGTCGGCGGGAATCGCACGACTGAATTTTAACGGAACCAACGACGGAGCATTCACCGCCGCGATCTCGGGTGCCGCCGCGGTCGCCGTTCAATCGGATGGGAAGGTACTGGTCGGCGGACATTTTACGACCATCGGCGGAACGCCACGGAGCAAGTTGGCCCGCTTCAACGCCGACGGAACTCTGGATGCGACCTTCACGCCCAATGTCGACGATGCCGTTTTCGGAATTTCTCTTCAGCCGGACGGAAAGATACTGATCTGCGGACAATTCTTCAACGTCAACGGGCAGACCAGATGGCGTTTTGCCCGGCTCAACGCCGACGGTTCGCTCGACAATTCGTTCATCGTTAACGCGGGCTTTCCCGGTTCGAACGGTTCGACCTATTCTTCCGCCGTGCAGGCGGACGGAAAGATCGTGATCGCCGGTTCCTTTTCAAGATTCGGCGAAGGCTCGACCGCCCGAAACAACTTCGCGCGCCTGAACGCGGACGGGACGCCTGACCCATCATTTACGCCGAACTTCAGCGGTCCCGTTTATAGCCTGCACATCCAAGCGGATGACACGATTCTCGCGGGCGGACAATTCGTAACGTTAAACGGCGCCGCGCGCAACAATATCGCGAGGCTAAACCGGAACGGAACGGTCGACTCGTCTTTCGTGGGTTCCGCGGATAATTACGTCACCGACGTTCTGACATTCGCGGACGGTCGCGTTATCACGTGCGGAGCGTTCACCGCGATCAACGGGTTTCCGTCTATAAACCGGATCGCGCGTTTGTATCCGGACGGCCGTCTCGACGGTGATACGAATCTCAGCATCGTCGGAGGGCCGCCGGTCGAGATAGTTGCACTTCCGGGCGGCCAGACGCTGATTGCAGGCGGTTTCACGAGTGTCGGCGGTGCCGCGCGGCAGGGAATGGCAAGACTTGGCTGGACAGGGGCAAACGATTCGACGTTTGCAAATCCGCAGCTTACGGGCTGGGCCTACGCGCTGGCGGTTCAGCCCGACGGCAAATATCTCGTCGGCGGAGATTTTGCTTCGGCAGGCGGAACCGGACAGTCGCGAATCGCGCGTTTCAATTCAAACGGAGTCATCGACGGAACGTTCGCCCCGACCTTCACCTATGGCGCGTCCACGCCGTTCGTAAACTCGATCTCGATTCAGCTCGACGGCAAGATCCTCGTCGCCGGACAGTTCACCGCGGTCAACGGCATAACGTCAAACAGAATCGTCCGACTGACTCAGCTTGGGCAGGTCGACATAACATTTGCGGCGAACGTCGATTATTTGATCGACGTGATCGCGGTTCAGCAAGACGGTAAGATCCTGATCGGCGGAGCGTTTGAGAACGTCGGCGGACAGCCGCGAACCGGACTTGCGCGCCTCAACGCGAACGGCACGCTCGACACGACATTCAATCCGGTCCTGAACGGCATCGTCCACGAGGTCAGCGATATCAAGATCGACCGAGCCGGAAAGATCCTCGTCGGTGGAAGTTTCGCGGGCGTCAACGGCAACGGACGCGCGAACCTCGTTCGACTCAACAGCGACGGCACGCTTGACCCGACATTCACGGCCGCCGTGATCGACGGCACCGTTTTGTCGATCCAATTCGACACGAACGACAATATTTTCATCGCCGGACGATTCGGAAACGTCGACGGATTGCCGCGCGCCTACATCGCAATGCTGAATACCAGCGGCTCTGTAAATTCGCTTTTTCAGAACACCGCCGCAAACGAAAATATCCAGTCGATGAACATCCGCGACGACGGAAAGATTTTGGTCGGCGGGTATTTCACTTTGATTGGAGGACAGAGCCGGAACCAATTTGCCGCACTATCGCGCAGTAACGGTCCGCCGATCTATTTTCTGACGGCGAATTCTTCGACAATTCAGTGGTATCGCGACGGTATCGCGCCTGAGGTCAATCGCGTTATTTTCGAACGTTCGACCGATGGCGTCAACTATACTTTTCTCGGCAACGGCATCAGTTCTCCGGCACCGTACTACACCTGGAACCTGGCAATGCCGCCGGGAACCCCGTCGGGATACATTCGGGCGCGCGGTTATGCAAACGATTTTTCGGACCGTCGATCGTTGTACGAAATGGAAGTCTATTACGCGGTTCCGCAAACACGCCGTTCTCCGTTCGATTTTGACGGCGACGGCAAGACCGACATCTCGATCTTCCGGCCGTCGCTCGGGCAGTGGTGGTTGAACCGTTCGAATCTCGGAACGATCGTCCATACTTTCGGAAACTCGGCCGACAAGCTCACGCCGGGGGATTTCACCGGAGACGGCGTCGCGGACGTCGCCATATTCCGGCCGTCGACGGGCGAGTGGTTCGTTCTCCGGAGCGAGAACGCGACCTTCTATTCGTTCCCGTTCGGATCGTCGACCGACATTCCTGTTCCCGCCGATTACGACGGCGACAGCAGAGCGGACGCCGCCGTCTTCCGGCCTTCAAACTCGACCTGGTATATCCAAAAATCTGCCGGCGGAACAACGATCGAGACGTTCGGCGTCGGCGGCGACGTTCCGGTTCCCGCGGATTACGACGGCGACGGACAGACGGACATCGCGATCTATCGCCCGAGCCTCGGGCAATGGTGGCTGAAGCGCTCGACCGCCGGTATTATCGCGCAGACGTTCGGAGTTTCGACCGACAAGACGGTTCAGGGCGACTACACCGGCGATGGCAAGGCGGACGTCGCGGTCTTCCGCCCGACGACCGGCGAATGGTTGATTCTGAGGTCCGAGAACTCCACTTTCTATTCGTTCCCGTTCGGCGCGAACGGCGACGCGCCCGCGCCGGGCGATTATGACGGCGACGGCAGGTTCGACGCCGCCGTTTTTAGATCTTCGTCGGCGACCTGGTACATTCAGCAATCGACTGCCGGAACGCTTATCCAGTCATTCGGTTCGGCCACTGATGTTCCGATCCCGAACGCGTATGTGAGGTAA
- a CDS encoding polyprenyl synthetase family protein yields MNDLKAFFEECARLVDAELERLIPTSPERLYEAVRWSVFAGGKRFRPALLVAVGRAFGAPDEKLVRSAAAIEMIHTYSLIHDDLPAMDDDDLRRGRATCHVKFDEATAILAGDVLQSLAFGAIASDESLDHSTRVRLISELATAAAKMVDGQQLDLDSEGRSITIEELERIHLNKTGAMIRFSARAGALIGGATESELEAVTSYASKIGLLFQITDDLLDVTQTTEMLGKTAGKDVTSEKATYPALLGLDQAGDLAKQVRNAAVADLMKLDRSTKILSDIADFILERRS; encoded by the coding sequence ATGAACGACCTCAAGGCTTTCTTCGAAGAATGCGCGCGCCTCGTCGATGCTGAACTTGAGCGATTGATCCCGACATCGCCGGAACGGCTTTACGAAGCGGTCCGCTGGAGCGTCTTCGCCGGCGGCAAGCGCTTTCGCCCTGCACTTCTGGTCGCCGTCGGCCGGGCCTTCGGCGCGCCCGATGAGAAGCTTGTGAGATCCGCCGCGGCGATCGAGATGATCCATACCTATTCGCTGATCCACGACGATCTGCCGGCGATGGACGACGACGATCTCCGCCGCGGCCGCGCGACGTGCCACGTCAAATTCGACGAGGCGACCGCGATCCTCGCCGGCGACGTCCTGCAGTCGCTCGCGTTCGGCGCGATCGCGAGCGACGAATCGCTCGACCATTCGACGCGCGTCCGGCTCATCAGCGAACTCGCCACGGCGGCGGCGAAAATGGTCGACGGCCAGCAGCTCGATCTTGACAGTGAAGGCCGGTCGATCACGATCGAGGAACTTGAACGCATCCACCTCAACAAGACCGGCGCGATGATCAGATTTTCGGCCCGCGCCGGAGCGCTGATCGGCGGCGCGACGGAATCGGAACTTGAAGCGGTCACCTCATACGCGTCCAAGATCGGCCTGCTTTTCCAGATCACCGACGATCTTCTTGACGTCACGCAAACGACAGAAATGCTCGGCAAAACCGCCGGCAAGGACGTCACCTCCGAAAAGGCTACTTATCCAGCGCTGCTCGGGCTCGATCAAGCCGGAGACCTTGCGAAGCAGGTTCGCAATGCGGCCGTCGCGGATTTGATGAAACTCGACCGATCAACCAAAATCCTGAGCGACATTGCTGACTTCATTCTTGAACGAAGATCCTGA
- a CDS encoding oligopeptide transporter, OPT family codes for MKNPFLENFRSYIPDKTSLRELSVLPLLVGTMLGILFGASSLYLVLKTGLTVSASIPVAVIAITLFRILSKLGMRDATILEGNIMQTAGSAGESIAFGVGVTMPAIMILGFDLNLMQSTLVAVFGGLLGILLMIPLRRALIKEQHGYLKYPEGTACAEVLKAGASKESREASHEGDTSADDSSALQGGKIIGVGFAMGFVYNVLMQVFSLWNPEPSKKLSDSTIKGGSVALENNPALLGVGYIIGPYVSGIMLGGGVLSYLVLIPLIKFFGETAAAPIAPELSKTIGQMSAGEIRGSYILYIGAGAVAAAGIISLARSLPTIWSGLKSGLADLTGGSKSADGSKLPRTDQDISMKWVIVGIIGLIAGILLLPQLGLSIFTDWKVSIVGAILILVLGFLFVTVSSRLTGEIGSSSNPISGMTVATLLITCLVFLMLGWTAADPYFVTALSVGGIVCIAASNGGTTSQDLKTGFWVGGTPRNQQIAILFGALASALVLGWLLVTLNNAETYYHKVAEKEFATEFRVKEEQLFREGGTFKSEKIVNGKYKDQDQSAYRVWQNTDPAAGPIGKYLIDMQGKPTYLVDPGINGQIKIDEDGKELTRYDAPKATLMSYIIKGILNQQLPWGLVLIGAMIAIMLELAGVPSLAFAVGLYLPISTSTPIFFGGMVRWAVDLYLRKKFTRENLSKEQIDAETDKSNGVLLASGYIAGGAIAGIMVALFSLDKPEFLKSLKGIKDSWAKWAETGNPFFAGENADLLGMIPFLILTVILYFVGREIVLAGRKKDA; via the coding sequence ATGAAAAACCCTTTTCTTGAGAATTTTCGTTCTTATATTCCCGACAAGACCTCGTTGCGCGAGCTGTCGGTCCTGCCGCTGCTCGTCGGCACGATGCTCGGCATTCTTTTCGGCGCTTCGTCGCTTTATCTCGTTTTGAAAACGGGACTGACGGTTTCGGCATCGATCCCGGTGGCGGTCATCGCGATCACACTGTTCCGGATATTGTCGAAGCTTGGAATGCGCGACGCAACGATCCTCGAAGGCAACATTATGCAGACGGCCGGATCGGCGGGCGAGTCGATCGCGTTCGGCGTCGGCGTCACGATGCCGGCGATCATGATCCTCGGGTTCGACCTCAATCTGATGCAGTCGACGCTCGTCGCGGTCTTCGGAGGGCTTCTCGGCATTCTGCTGATGATCCCTTTGCGCCGCGCTCTGATCAAAGAGCAGCACGGCTATTTGAAGTATCCGGAAGGCACGGCCTGCGCCGAGGTGCTCAAAGCCGGAGCGTCGAAGGAATCGCGCGAGGCTTCGCACGAAGGCGACACGAGCGCTGACGACAGCAGCGCGCTGCAAGGCGGAAAGATCATCGGCGTCGGCTTCGCGATGGGTTTCGTTTACAACGTGCTGATGCAGGTTTTCAGCCTTTGGAATCCCGAGCCGAGCAAGAAGCTGAGCGACAGCACGATCAAGGGCGGTTCGGTCGCGCTCGAGAACAACCCGGCGCTTCTCGGTGTCGGTTACATCATCGGCCCGTACGTTTCGGGGATCATGCTCGGCGGCGGCGTTCTCTCATATCTCGTACTGATCCCGCTCATCAAATTCTTCGGCGAAACGGCGGCGGCGCCGATCGCTCCCGAACTCAGCAAGACGATCGGTCAGATGTCGGCCGGTGAAATTCGCGGTTCTTACATTCTTTATATCGGCGCCGGAGCGGTCGCGGCGGCCGGGATCATTTCGCTCGCGCGAAGTTTGCCGACGATCTGGAGCGGTTTGAAATCCGGCCTCGCGGATCTGACGGGCGGCTCGAAATCGGCCGACGGATCGAAGCTCCCGCGAACCGACCAGGACATTTCGATGAAGTGGGTGATCGTCGGGATCATCGGGCTGATCGCCGGAATTCTGCTGCTGCCGCAACTCGGGCTGAGCATTTTCACGGACTGGAAGGTGTCGATCGTCGGCGCGATCCTGATCCTCGTGCTCGGCTTTTTGTTCGTCACGGTTTCGTCGCGGCTGACGGGCGAGATCGGCTCGTCATCGAACCCGATCTCGGGAATGACGGTTGCGACATTGCTGATCACCTGTCTCGTCTTTCTGATGCTCGGCTGGACCGCTGCCGATCCGTATTTCGTGACGGCGCTCAGCGTCGGCGGCATCGTCTGTATCGCCGCGTCGAACGGCGGCACCACGTCGCAGGACCTCAAAACCGGATTCTGGGTCGGCGGCACGCCGCGCAACCAGCAGATCGCGATCCTTTTCGGCGCGCTGGCCTCGGCGCTCGTGCTCGGCTGGCTGTTGGTGACGCTTAACAACGCCGAAACTTATTATCACAAGGTTGCCGAAAAGGAATTCGCGACCGAGTTTCGCGTCAAGGAAGAACAGCTCTTCCGCGAAGGCGGAACTTTCAAGTCAGAGAAGATCGTCAACGGCAAGTACAAAGACCAGGATCAGAGTGCTTACCGCGTCTGGCAAAATACAGATCCGGCGGCCGGACCGATCGGGAAATACCTGATCGATATGCAGGGCAAGCCGACGTATCTCGTCGATCCGGGCATCAACGGCCAGATCAAGATCGATGAAGACGGGAAGGAACTGACGCGTTATGACGCCCCGAAGGCGACGCTGATGAGCTACATCATCAAGGGAATTCTCAACCAGCAACTGCCGTGGGGACTTGTTCTGATCGGGGCGATGATCGCGATAATGCTGGAACTCGCGGGCGTTCCAAGCCTTGCGTTCGCCGTCGGGCTCTATTTGCCGATCTCGACTTCGACGCCGATCTTCTTCGGCGGAATGGTCCGCTGGGCGGTTGACCTTTATCTTCGTAAGAAGTTCACTCGTGAGAATCTATCGAAGGAACAGATCGACGCCGAGACCGACAAATCGAACGGGGTTCTGCTTGCGTCCGGCTACATCGCCGGCGGGGCGATCGCCGGAATTATGGTGGCGTTGTTCAGCCTCGACAAGCCGGAAT
- a CDS encoding serine/threonine protein kinase: MKNVLSAALDLPEAGRADFLSREADEEVRSKVEKLLAAHEKAEGFIDRPLLISQGIAEDESKETFINKRIENYLILEKIGSGGMGAVYLAERVNSDFKQKVALKIIKRGMDSEAILKRFATERRILSTLRHPNIAQLIDGGISTEGLPFFVMEYVEGLPLNQYCRERQLSLEERLGVFRQICSAVENAHQNLVIHRDLKPTNVIVTSDGNAKLLDFGIAKVLSDDGFENTNTATRAKVFTPEYASPEQILGKTVTTATDVYSLGVILYELLAEHRPYETKGRSFDEIVKSVCETEPVRPSAWISDLGFRTSDSKVTVSGDQKTAHDESKTNPQSAIINPKILKGDLDNIILKALRKEPAERYGSVQQFSDDVLRFLQGLPVLARPQTLNYRFGKYVKRHRAGVVAAALVLFSLIGGISVATWQAVVARRERAKSERRFNDVRKLTNSFLFEFHDAIENLPGSTPARKLVIDRALPFLDNLALESGDDDSLQSELAESYYNLGMIQGHPSFPNIGDVAGAIGSFRKSITIGEVLVRHEPTNPDFRLNLAKYYDMLGDMFGVASYDTPAATENYQTGLRLREEVRKEYPADPKVLNGLMISYERVGSIKAKTGELNAAIKYYQDTLAMAEQFQALEPANNRRQRNIFLGYYAIGKALHANGEYRKALEQYANGRTLVENVISVEPNNTDLKRMIGLFDDLSANAYLELGETELANVLSNSGLAVSEQLFAADPTNIQFYGDLTVSLDTAGDLRVKAGDVAGALKLLNRSLEMREAAFKNDPTMTLAKRYIAISRNKIAAAFRANNDLAEALSQLNMALKINRELCLSDSTNLDLRRELAVSLKGKGETLALIGAKERNLVKSREARELLEESLKIYTDLKANNQFYGSDEAKFADLNALIKNNFAF, from the coding sequence ATGAAGAACGTACTTTCGGCCGCGCTTGATTTGCCCGAAGCTGGACGTGCTGACTTTCTTTCGCGTGAAGCGGACGAAGAAGTTCGGAGCAAGGTCGAAAAACTGCTTGCCGCCCACGAGAAAGCCGAAGGTTTTATTGACAGGCCTCTCTTGATCTCGCAAGGCATTGCGGAAGATGAATCGAAAGAGACGTTCATCAACAAACGGATCGAGAATTATTTGATCCTTGAAAAAATCGGCTCCGGCGGAATGGGCGCGGTCTATCTGGCCGAGCGCGTCAATTCCGATTTCAAGCAGAAGGTCGCACTAAAGATCATCAAACGCGGAATGGATTCCGAAGCGATCCTGAAACGATTTGCGACCGAACGCCGGATTCTCTCAACCTTACGACATCCGAATATCGCGCAATTAATTGACGGCGGAATTTCTACCGAAGGCTTGCCGTTTTTCGTGATGGAATATGTTGAAGGACTCCCGCTCAATCAATACTGCCGTGAGCGACAACTATCTCTCGAAGAACGACTTGGAGTTTTCAGGCAAATTTGTTCAGCCGTCGAAAACGCACATCAGAATCTCGTCATTCACCGCGATCTGAAGCCGACGAATGTCATCGTCACCAGTGACGGCAACGCAAAACTGCTCGATTTCGGGATTGCCAAGGTTTTGTCGGACGATGGTTTCGAGAACACAAACACGGCGACCCGGGCGAAAGTATTCACGCCCGAATATGCGTCTCCCGAACAGATTTTAGGGAAAACCGTGACGACGGCGACCGACGTTTACAGCTTAGGCGTGATCCTCTATGAGCTTCTCGCCGAGCACCGCCCCTATGAAACAAAAGGAAGATCGTTCGACGAGATCGTCAAAAGCGTCTGTGAAACCGAACCCGTCCGCCCGTCGGCGTGGATTTCGGATTTGGGATTTCGGACTTCGGATTCGAAGGTAACGGTCTCAGGCGATCAAAAGACGGCTCACGACGAATCGAAAACAAATCCGCAATCCGCAATCATAAATCCCAAAATACTAAAGGGCGATCTGGACAACATTATCCTGAAAGCGCTGCGGAAAGAACCGGCCGAGAGATACGGTTCGGTGCAACAATTTTCGGACGATGTCTTGAGATTTCTGCAAGGCTTGCCGGTCCTGGCGCGTCCGCAAACTCTGAATTACCGTTTTGGAAAGTATGTCAAACGCCATCGGGCCGGCGTCGTTGCCGCGGCCCTTGTTTTGTTTTCACTGATCGGCGGAATTTCGGTGGCCACCTGGCAGGCGGTCGTCGCCCGCCGCGAACGCGCCAAATCCGAGCGGCGTTTCAATGATGTGCGGAAACTGACGAATTCGTTCTTGTTTGAGTTTCACGATGCGATCGAGAATTTGCCGGGATCTACCCCCGCTCGCAAACTGGTAATTGACCGTGCATTGCCGTTTCTCGATAATCTCGCGCTTGAATCGGGGGATGACGACTCGCTGCAAAGCGAACTGGCCGAATCGTATTACAACCTCGGAATGATCCAAGGTCACCCGTCGTTTCCGAATATTGGTGATGTCGCGGGCGCTATTGGGAGTTTTCGCAAATCCATCACGATCGGGGAAGTACTCGTCAGGCACGAACCGACCAATCCGGATTTTCGTCTCAATCTGGCGAAATACTACGATATGCTCGGCGATATGTTTGGAGTCGCAAGTTACGACACGCCAGCTGCAACCGAGAATTATCAAACGGGACTGCGATTGCGTGAAGAAGTGCGAAAGGAATATCCTGCGGATCCAAAGGTGCTGAATGGATTGATGATCAGCTACGAACGCGTCGGATCCATAAAGGCCAAGACCGGCGAACTGAATGCGGCAATCAAGTATTATCAGGATACGCTCGCGATGGCGGAGCAGTTCCAGGCTTTGGAACCGGCAAACAACAGACGCCAGCGCAATATTTTCTTGGGCTATTACGCAATCGGGAAAGCCTTGCATGCTAACGGAGAGTATCGGAAAGCACTCGAACAATATGCAAATGGTCGGACTTTGGTTGAAAACGTGATTAGCGTTGAGCCGAACAACACCGATTTGAAGAGAATGATCGGGCTTTTCGATGATCTATCTGCGAATGCTTATCTCGAACTCGGAGAGACTGAACTTGCCAACGTGTTGTCAAACAGCGGGCTTGCCGTTTCCGAACAGCTTTTTGCCGCCGACCCGACAAATATCCAGTTCTACGGCGATCTCACCGTCAGTCTGGATACGGCGGGCGATCTGCGCGTCAAGGCAGGCGATGTCGCCGGTGCGTTGAAATTGTTGAACCGTTCGCTCGAAATGCGCGAAGCCGCTTTCAAAAACGACCCGACAATGACGCTGGCCAAGCGTTATATTGCCATTAGCCGGAACAAAATTGCCGCCGCATTTCGCGCAAACAATGATTTGGCTGAAGCCCTCTCTCAACTGAATATGGCGCTGAAGATCAATCGCGAATTATGCCTCAGCGATTCGACAAATCTGGATTTGCGCCGCGAACTTGCGGTCTCATTGAAGGGAAAAGGCGAAACGCTCGCTCTGATCGGCGCGAAAGAACGGAATCTCGTTAAATCACGCGAAGCCCGCGAATTGCTCGAAGAGAGCCTCAAGATCTACACCGATCTGAAGGCGAATAACCAATTCTACGGGTCTGACGAAGCGAAATTCGCGGATCTGAATGCTCTTATCAAAAACAACTTTGCGTTTTGA